One genomic window of Hyperolius riggenbachi isolate aHypRig1 chromosome 7, aHypRig1.pri, whole genome shotgun sequence includes the following:
- the LOC137525714 gene encoding hemoglobin subunit beta-3-like, giving the protein MVHWTAEEKAAINSTWSKVDLENDGHSALGRLLLTYPWTQRYFSSFGDLSTAAAVAGNAKVHAHGKKVIGALDQAVHNLDHVKETLAALSTQHANELHVDPSNFRRLLEVLVIVLASKLGSAFTPQVEAAWEKFVNVVVAALSHGYH; this is encoded by the exons ATGGTGCACTGGACTGCAGAAGAGAAAGCCGCCATCAACTCCACCTGGAGCAAGGTCGATCTGGAAAATGATGGCCACAGCGCTCTGGGCAG GTTGCTCCTCACCTACCCCTGGACTCAGAGGTATTTCAGCAGCTTTGGAGATCTGTCCACCGCTGCTGCCGTTGCTGGTAATGCCAAGGTCCATGCCCATGGCAAGAAGGTGATTGGTGCCCTTGACCAGGCCGTTCACAATCTGGACCATGTGAAAGAGACACTTGCTGCCCTCAGCACACAGCATGCTAATGAACTCCATGTGGATCCCTCAAACTTCAGG CGTCTGCTGGAAGTGCTGGTGATCGTTCTGGCCTCTAAGCTGGGATCTGCTTTCACCCCTCAAGTGGAGGCTGCCTGGGAGAAGTTTGTAAATGTGGTGGTTGCTGCTCTGAGCCATGGCTATCACTAA